GCTGGCCGTGTCCGTCGAGGATGCGGATGCCGACACGCCGGCGGAACACGCCCTGTTCGGCGAACCCGGCATGCCGGCGCCGAAGCCGGGTTGGGAGCGCTCGGTGGTGAAGGCGCTCTTCGCAACCGAAGCCGACGCCACCGAGGCGGCCACGCTGCTGCTCGCCCAGGACTGGGCGGCCGATGTGCATGTGCAGACCATCCAGACCGTGGCCGAGCAGGACTGGGTGCGCCTGACCCAATCGCAGTTCACGCCGGTGCAGATCACGCCGTCGTTCTGGATCGTGCCGTCCTGGCATGAAGCGCCGCCCCAGGCGACCCAGGTCATGCGTCTGGATCCCGGCCTGGCCTTCGGCACCGGCACCCATCCCACCACCCGGATGTGCCTGCGCTGGATCGCCCATCATGGGACGGAGGCGGCGGGCTGGCAGCGCGTCCTGGACTACGGTTGCGGCTCCGGCATCCTGGCCATCGCCACCGGCTTGTTCGGCGCCACCGGCATTGACGCGGTCGACATCGATCCCGCCGCCGTGCAGGCCACGGCACAGAACGCCAAGGACAACGGCGTGACGCTCAGCCCCGCGCTGCCCGATGCCGCCCAAGGCGAGTACCCGGTCGTGCTGGCCAACATCCTGGCGACGCCGCTGAAGCTCCTTGCGCCGCTGCTGTGCAGCCACCTCGCCCCGGGCGGTCACCTGGTGCTCGCCGGCATCCTGGAACGCCAGGCGGACGAACTCAAGGCCGCCTACGCACCGCATGTCGCTCTCGAGGTGGCAGATGCCGAAGACGGCTGGATCCTGATGACCGCACGCCGCGCCTGATGCCCCGCCGCGATCACTCGTGCGCCCCCGCGTTCGAGTGGCGCTTCCGACACGTTCCCGTAGGATGGGGACTTTCATGCCGATGAACAGGGCGGTTCCCAGCATCTTGCGCTCCGCTGCCCGGTGGTGACCGAGTGTCAACATCGCCTCCCGCGCGGCAAGGACTGACCCTGTTTCTGGCATCATTCCGGCCATGAATCTCGCGACCCGCTGCACCACCTGCGGCACCATCTTCCGGGTGGTGCAGGACCAGCTGCGCGTGTCCGAAGGCTGGGTGCGCTGCGGTCGCTGCGCAGAAGTGTTCGACGCACGCGAACAGCTGTTCGATCTCGAGCGGGACAGCCCGCCGCCCTGGCCCCCGCAAAGCGCGGCCCCGACCGCCGCAGCGGCCCGCCCGACCCAGACCGTTCCCCCACCGCCCACACCCCAGCCGCCACCGCAGGCGGCGCCTGCGCGCGCCGCCGTGCCGGCCCCGCCCTATCAGCCGTACCAGGGCGACTTCCGGCCCAGCCAGGCCGGCGCCTTGACGGCGCGGGAAGCGGACGCCCCGGTGCCTCGCCCGGCCGCACCGAAGCCGGTGGCGCCGACCGAGCGCTTCGCGCCGCCGATGTCACCACCGGCGATGGCACCGCGGGCCTCGACCTTCAGTCCGTCGTCCTTCATGCCGGCCGCGCCCGACACGCAGCCGCCTGCCTTCGAGAGCTCCTGGCTGGCCAATGACGACGATGAGCTGAACCCCTTCGCGCCGCCTCGCCATTACAGCCACGAGGATGACTCGGAGCTGCCCACGCCCGAGGTCTTCGAAGCGCGGCGGGAGCCCTTCTTCGACACCCCAACGCCAGCGCCGGCACCCGATCCGCGATCGCATCTGCCCGAACCCAAGGGCATGCGCTTCGAGGAAGACGAACTGCCGCCGCCGATCCCCGACGATGAGCGGCCCGATGTGCTGCTGGCGCTGAGCCCGGCCACAGCGGCTCAACTGCATTCGCAGGAGCCGAGCTTCGATCCCTCACCCGCGGCGGCAGAGCCGGTACCAGCACCTGCTGAGCCACCGGCAGAAGACACCAAGGCCGCCAAGAAGGCGCGCAAGAAGGCGAAACGGACCGAGGAGGCGCAAGCCGACGCGCCCATGGCCACGCCAGCGGCCATGCCCAACTTCCTGCGCCAGGCCGAATCGGCACAGCGCTGGCATCGACCGGCCGTGCGCATTGCGCTGGGCACGGTCGCGACGCTGCTGGGACTTAGCCTGGTCGGGCAAGGCGTCTGGCACTCGCGCGAGGCGATCGCGGCGCAGTATCCGGGCGTGCGACCCACCCTGGTCACGGTCGCCCGCGCCATGGGTCAGGAGCTGCGGCCCTGGCAGCACATCGAAGCCTTGAGCGTCGAGAGCAGCAGCCTCAATCCCGCCGGCGGCGGCGACAACCACTACCGGCTGAGCCTGAGCCTGCGCAATCGCAGCAACTGGGATGTGGCGCAACCGTGGGTGGACCTCAGCCTGACCGATGCGGCGGGCCAGTTGGTCGTGCGGCGCATGCTCTCGCCGGCCGAGTTGCAGGCCACCAAGCCGGCCATGTCCGCCGGCACCGACCAGCAGGCGCAAGTCGTCTTCGACAGCGGCGCCCTGAAGATCAGCGGCTATACCGTCGAGCTGTTCTACCCCTGATCGTCCCGGGCCGATCACGGCGGCCCCAGAGAGATCGGCAGACATTCTCAGAAGAGCCCCTCAGAAGAAGCCCTCAGAGGAGATCCTCGAAGATTCTCGGAGATCCGTCCCCCGTCGACAGGAGGGTCGACGTCACCGATCACGCGCCCAAGAAAAAACCCGGCTTTCGCCGGGTTTGAGGCATCTGGCCGAGGCCGGATGCAAGCTCGATCCGCAGAGCCGGATGCAGCGCACCCGGCTCCTGGATCACATCGCTCAGGGCTTGTTGCCCGTCGGGAACGGCCAGGCGGCTTGCGGGCTCAGCGCGGTCTTGGCAGCCGGGGCAGGCGCTGCAGCAGCAGGCTTGGCGGCAGGCGCAGGCTTGGCAGCAGGCGCAGGCTTGGCGGCAGCCTTCTTCGGGGCGGCCTTCTTGGCGGCCGGCTTCGCAGCGGGCTTGGCGGCAGCGGCAGGCTTGGCTGCAGCCTTCTTGGCAGCAGCGGGCTTCGCAGCCTTGGCAACAGCCTTGACGGGCGGCTTCTTGGCGGCAGAGGCCTTCTTCGCAGGCGCAGCAGCCTTCTTGGCCGGAGCGGCCTTCTTGGCGGCCACAACCTTCTTCGCCGGAGCAGCCTTCTTCGCAGCAGCGACCTTCTTGGCCGGAACAGCCTTCTTGGCGGCCACAACCTTCTTCGCCGGAGCAGCCTTCTTCGCAGCCGCAGCCTTCTTGGCCGGAGCAGCCTTCTTGGCGGCCACAACCTTCTTCGCCGGAGCAGCCTTCTTGGCCGGAGCGGCCTTCTTGGCGGCCGGCTTCTTCGCGGCGGCGACCTTCTTGGCCGGAGCGGCCTTCTTCACAGCGGCGGCCTTCTTGGCCGGGGCCTTCTTGGCCGGAGCGGCCTTCTTCGCAGTTGCCATTTCAGTTCTCCTTGATCAAGTAGAAAAATCCCTGCCCGACATCAA
The Roseateles amylovorans genome window above contains:
- the prmA gene encoding 50S ribosomal protein L11 methyltransferase, translated to MSDALLHELVLICREEAVETVSDALMEMESLAVSVEDADADTPAEHALFGEPGMPAPKPGWERSVVKALFATEADATEAATLLLAQDWAADVHVQTIQTVAEQDWVRLTQSQFTPVQITPSFWIVPSWHEAPPQATQVMRLDPGLAFGTGTHPTTRMCLRWIAHHGTEAAGWQRVLDYGCGSGILAIATGLFGATGIDAVDIDPAAVQATAQNAKDNGVTLSPALPDAAQGEYPVVLANILATPLKLLAPLLCSHLAPGGHLVLAGILERQADELKAAYAPHVALEVADAEDGWILMTARRA
- a CDS encoding zinc-ribbon and DUF3426 domain-containing protein, whose product is MNLATRCTTCGTIFRVVQDQLRVSEGWVRCGRCAEVFDAREQLFDLERDSPPPWPPQSAAPTAAAARPTQTVPPPPTPQPPPQAAPARAAVPAPPYQPYQGDFRPSQAGALTAREADAPVPRPAAPKPVAPTERFAPPMSPPAMAPRASTFSPSSFMPAAPDTQPPAFESSWLANDDDELNPFAPPRHYSHEDDSELPTPEVFEARREPFFDTPTPAPAPDPRSHLPEPKGMRFEEDELPPPIPDDERPDVLLALSPATAAQLHSQEPSFDPSPAAAEPVPAPAEPPAEDTKAAKKARKKAKRTEEAQADAPMATPAAMPNFLRQAESAQRWHRPAVRIALGTVATLLGLSLVGQGVWHSREAIAAQYPGVRPTLVTVARAMGQELRPWQHIEALSVESSSLNPAGGGDNHYRLSLSLRNRSNWDVAQPWVDLSLTDAAGQLVVRRMLSPAELQATKPAMSAGTDQQAQVVFDSGALKISGYTVELFYP
- a CDS encoding histone; this encodes MATAKKAAPAKKAPAKKAAAVKKAAPAKKVAAAKKPAAKKAAPAKKAAPAKKVVAAKKAAPAKKAAAAKKAAPAKKVVAAKKAVPAKKVAAAKKAAPAKKVVAAKKAAPAKKAAAPAKKASAAKKPPVKAVAKAAKPAAAKKAAAKPAAAAKPAAKPAAKKAAPKKAAAKPAPAAKPAPAAKPAAAAPAPAAKTALSPQAAWPFPTGNKP